A window of Brachybacterium fresconis contains these coding sequences:
- a CDS encoding MarR family winged helix-turn-helix transcriptional regulator, translating into MSDELVGQVRAALQRQLVHAILDNERVAREHGLRVTDLQTLHLMVLREDVRTPRLISDTTGMPTSTVTKLIDRLEQAGYVRRAPDPADRRKTRIELVPDAIAPLQTLYGNADAEFDALSRQFSSSELKVVIRYLEAVSGFYGPDDPMG; encoded by the coding sequence ATGAGCGACGAGCTGGTGGGACAGGTGCGGGCAGCGCTGCAGCGCCAGTTGGTGCACGCGATCCTGGACAACGAGCGGGTGGCCAGGGAGCACGGGCTGCGGGTCACTGACCTCCAGACCCTGCACCTCATGGTGCTGCGCGAAGACGTGCGGACGCCGCGACTGATCAGCGACACCACGGGGATGCCGACCAGCACGGTCACGAAGCTGATCGATCGGCTTGAGCAGGCCGGGTACGTGCGTCGTGCTCCTGACCCCGCAGATCGCCGTAAGACGCGAATTGAGCTCGTGCCCGACGCGATCGCTCCGCTCCAGACGCTATATGGGAACGCTGACGCTGAGTTCGATGCGCTTAGCCGACAGTTCAGTTCGAGTGAACTCAAGGTCGTCATTCGCTATTTAGAAGCGGTAAGTGGGTTCTACGGACCGGACGACCCAATGGGTTGA
- a CDS encoding MerR family transcriptional regulator produces the protein MVDDSAESQDLETIGLTVAEMAEVTGVTGHTLRYYERVGPIRPIARTTGNQRRYQHSDVEWIRLLVRLRETGMPIARMREYAALRSQGDSTRQEQLALLVEHQRDVRRQIKSLREHERALAVWVENNRQTNTGTAPADVS, from the coding sequence GTGGTAGATGACAGCGCCGAGAGCCAGGACCTGGAGACGATAGGGCTGACGGTCGCGGAGATGGCCGAGGTCACCGGCGTTACCGGGCATACGCTGCGCTACTACGAACGCGTCGGCCCGATCCGCCCCATCGCCCGCACCACGGGGAACCAGCGCCGCTACCAGCACAGCGATGTCGAATGGATACGGCTCCTGGTCCGGCTACGAGAGACCGGGATGCCGATCGCCCGGATGCGTGAGTACGCCGCCCTCCGTTCCCAAGGCGACTCGACCCGCCAAGAACAACTGGCCCTGCTGGTCGAGCATCAACGTGACGTGCGGCGGCAGATCAAGAGCCTTCGCGAGCACGAACGAGCCCTGGCCGTCTGGGTCGAGAACAATAGGCAGACGAACACTGGCACTGCGCCCGCCGACGTCTCATAG
- a CDS encoding TetR/AcrR family transcriptional regulator yields MAKRTGVDEFKLIGLLWRDSPVSPRSGISTQSVTTLAVDLADREGLDAVTIRRLAEEAGVTAMALYPHIGGRAELVELMLDQVAGVTYEAVTIPEGADWRERVTALAEANWASCQAHPWITDLATGRPVPGPGASTKYETELRALDGIGLTDIEMEHTLTALLSLVQGTARATRAAQDSRLPGEDHDTDWWSNIEPALTTAIGDQTRFPTASRVSRTLGEQTGKANDPEGAYRRGVGLILDGIAKRLGTPTSGNGR; encoded by the coding sequence ATGGCCAAGCGCACAGGCGTGGACGAGTTCAAGCTGATCGGACTGCTCTGGCGTGACTCGCCGGTGAGCCCACGCAGCGGGATCAGCACCCAAAGCGTCACCACACTGGCAGTCGACCTCGCCGACAGAGAAGGCCTGGACGCCGTGACAATCCGGCGACTGGCCGAGGAGGCAGGGGTCACCGCGATGGCGCTGTATCCACACATCGGTGGCCGTGCCGAACTCGTCGAGCTCATGCTCGATCAAGTCGCCGGCGTGACCTACGAGGCCGTCACGATCCCCGAGGGCGCGGACTGGCGGGAACGCGTCACCGCGCTCGCCGAAGCGAACTGGGCGAGTTGCCAAGCCCATCCCTGGATCACCGACCTCGCTACCGGACGCCCAGTCCCGGGACCAGGGGCCTCAACGAAGTACGAGACCGAGTTGCGCGCCCTGGACGGAATCGGGCTCACCGACATCGAGATGGAGCACACCCTCACCGCCCTGCTCTCGTTGGTGCAGGGAACCGCCCGCGCCACACGCGCCGCCCAAGACTCCAGGCTGCCGGGCGAAGACCACGACACCGACTGGTGGTCGAACATCGAACCGGCCCTGACCACCGCGATCGGCGACCAGACCCGGTTCCCGACCGCCTCGCGCGTCTCACGCACCCTCGGAGAACAGACCGGCAAAGCCAACGACCCCGAAGGTGCCTACCGGCGTGGTGTCGGCCTGATTCTCGACGGCATCGCAAAACGCCTCGGCACACCAACCTCCGGCAATGGCCGATGA
- a CDS encoding DNA cytosine methyltransferase, giving the protein MHDTASSSIPRPRIGSLFSGYGGLDLAVEHATGGETVWFSELNENVARVFSHHWPDAPNLGDISTIDWGQVPPVDVLCGGFPCQDISTVGKQAGLAPGTRSGLWSFMAAAIEALQPRLVVIENVRGLLSTRAVRPEMQGATPDERNPDPATAAIATAADGATATLRNLEPDRWGLGDGPARPLRALGAVLGDLADLRLHARWVGLPASRVGAPHHRFRVFIFAHRQDSVPDAAGDGLLAGRRDPGTGAGKTGNDRAVAPDHRLRPARTGWLTDQAERAGDPVRPDREHLRRWGRYAHAIAWLRRFRPTPLVGEF; this is encoded by the coding sequence ATGCACGACACTGCCTCCTCCTCGATTCCCCGCCCGCGGATCGGCTCGCTGTTCTCGGGATACGGCGGCCTCGACCTCGCCGTCGAGCACGCCACCGGCGGCGAGACGGTCTGGTTCTCCGAGCTCAACGAGAACGTCGCCCGCGTCTTCTCCCACCACTGGCCCGACGCGCCGAACCTCGGCGACATCAGCACCATCGACTGGGGCCAGGTCCCGCCGGTGGACGTCTTGTGCGGCGGGTTTCCGTGCCAGGACATCTCGACGGTCGGCAAGCAGGCCGGTCTCGCACCGGGCACCCGCTCGGGGCTGTGGTCGTTCATGGCCGCAGCAATCGAGGCGTTGCAACCCCGGCTCGTCGTGATCGAGAACGTGCGCGGGCTGCTCTCGACCCGCGCTGTCCGTCCCGAGATGCAAGGAGCAACCCCCGATGAACGCAACCCCGACCCCGCAACCGCCGCAATCGCAACCGCCGCGGATGGCGCAACCGCAACCCTTCGCAACCTGGAACCCGACCGCTGGGGTCTGGGAGACGGGCCAGCTCGACCTCTTCGGGCACTCGGAGCCGTTCTCGGCGATCTGGCCGACCTGCGGCTCCATGCGCGATGGGTCGGCCTACCGGCTTCCCGCGTCGGCGCTCCCCACCACAGGTTCCGCGTCTTCATCTTCGCTCACCGCCAAGACTCTGTTCCGGACGCCGCTGGCGACGGACTCCTCGCGGGGCGGCGAGACCCTGGAACAGGTGCGGGCAAGACGGGGAACGATCGCGCTGTCGCACCAGATCATCGACTTCGCCCTGCACGGACCGGATGGCTCACCGACCAAGCAGAACGAGCCGGAGACCCTGTTCGTCCTGATCGAGAACATCTTCGACGCTGGGGACGCTACGCCCACGCCATCGCCTGGCTTCGCCGGTTTCGTCCGACACCGCTTGTCGGTGAGTTCTGA
- the istB gene encoding IS21-like element helper ATPase IstB gives MTEEAADAAIDQACRMLRMPTIRGSFTEYADRAGREQMSYRGFLAELLLAECDDRARRRSERRIRAAKFPREKSLRAFDFDANPNIDPAVVHTLAKGEWVHKGQPLCLIGDSGTGKSHLLIALGTEAAMAGYRVKYTLATQLANELVEAADQMTLAKTIARYGRVDLLCIDELGYMQLDRRGAELLFQVLTEREEKASVAIASNESFGGWTKTFTDPRLCAAIVDRLTFGGTILETGTDSYRLAQATKKQTS, from the coding sequence ATGACCGAGGAAGCCGCTGACGCCGCGATCGACCAGGCCTGCCGGATGCTGAGGATGCCCACCATCCGCGGCTCCTTCACCGAGTACGCCGACCGGGCCGGGCGTGAGCAGATGTCCTACCGCGGGTTCCTCGCCGAATTGCTCCTCGCCGAGTGCGACGACCGCGCCCGCCGCCGGTCCGAGCGGCGGATCAGGGCGGCCAAGTTCCCACGGGAGAAGTCCCTGCGGGCATTCGACTTCGACGCCAACCCGAACATCGACCCCGCCGTGGTGCACACCCTTGCCAAGGGCGAATGGGTCCACAAGGGCCAGCCGCTGTGTCTGATCGGGGACTCCGGCACCGGGAAGTCGCACCTGCTGATCGCCCTTGGCACCGAGGCCGCCATGGCCGGCTACCGCGTCAAATACACCCTGGCGACCCAGCTCGCCAACGAGCTCGTCGAAGCAGCCGACCAGATGACCCTCGCCAAGACCATCGCCCGTTACGGCCGAGTCGACCTGCTGTGCATCGACGAGCTCGGCTACATGCAGCTCGACCGCCGCGGTGCGGAACTCCTCTTCCAGGTCCTCACCGAGCGTGAGGAGAAGGCCTCGGTCGCGATCGCGTCCAACGAGTCCTTCGGCGGCTGGACCAAGACATTCACCGACCCCCGGTTGTGCGCGGCCATCGTCGACCGGCTTACCTTCGGTGGCACCATCCTGGAGACCGGCACCGACTCTTATCGTCTGGCCCAGGCCACCAAGAAGCAGACGAGCTGA
- a CDS encoding ATP-binding protein — MSVIDIETKRKLREMGAAPLLEAFETQDENLVLGMGFEDRLQLAVDEAHSMFTHAKVEGLIRRARLRYPGADLRRLDLIEQRGLDRNVITQLATCSFIARQQNVVFQGFTGSGKSYLGCALAKQACQHRIRAHYIRMPDLAEAWALARDKPQGKNKFLRKYAAFSLLVIDEWLLDHPDADMRYMLLELLEHRYDNASTVFCTQYAKKDWHQRLGSGVHADAIMDRIVHNTIWVDTGSHNMREHVATLK, encoded by the coding sequence GTGAGCGTCATCGATATCGAGACCAAGCGCAAGCTGCGCGAGATGGGCGCGGCACCGCTGCTGGAAGCGTTCGAGACCCAGGATGAGAACCTCGTGCTGGGGATGGGGTTCGAAGACCGTCTCCAGCTCGCCGTCGACGAGGCCCACTCGATGTTCACCCACGCGAAGGTCGAAGGACTGATCCGCCGGGCCAGACTGCGTTACCCCGGTGCTGACCTCCGCCGGCTCGACCTGATCGAGCAGCGCGGCCTGGACCGCAACGTGATCACCCAGCTCGCGACGTGCTCATTCATCGCCCGCCAGCAGAACGTCGTCTTCCAGGGCTTCACCGGCTCGGGGAAGTCGTATCTGGGATGCGCATTGGCCAAACAGGCTTGCCAGCACCGAATCCGTGCCCACTACATCCGGATGCCCGACCTCGCCGAGGCCTGGGCCCTGGCCCGCGACAAGCCCCAGGGGAAGAACAAGTTCCTGCGGAAATACGCAGCGTTCAGCCTGCTGGTGATCGACGAGTGGCTCCTGGACCACCCTGACGCGGACATGCGCTACATGCTGCTGGAGCTCCTCGAACACCGCTACGACAACGCCTCGACCGTGTTCTGCACCCAGTACGCGAAGAAGGACTGGCACCAACGCCTCGGCTCCGGAGTCCACGCCGACGCGATCATGGACCGGATCGTCCACAACACCATCTGGGTCGATACCGGCAGCCACAACATGCGCGAGCACGTCGCCACGCTCAAGTAA
- the istA gene encoding IS21 family transposase: MVRKIRAKLVLQLRAEGLSGRAIAASQGMSRKSITAVLEAADAAEISWDDVADFPDGEVYAWLFPGRGEHESVFAQPDWERAHREMARVGVTLKLLHGEYVDACAAAGDPAMGYDRFCKTYQRHVLVTGAASRVGHKAAASVEVDWSGPTMTLSDPVTGKETRVYLFVGCLPFSRYAFAWPALDMRQDTWQRAHVAMFEAFGGSTPRVVPDNLKTGVIKHPREGEVVLNDAYREMAAHYSAAVLPGRIKKPKDKASVENTVAHVATWIIAGLRDRRFTSLPELTAAVAERMDEYNAEPFQKRPGSRASVFTAEEKPLLTVLPAVGYEISRWVYARRVGRNAHVVWERNYYSVPFAHIGERVDLRITDRALEVYRGTERLTSHLLLPETAANEYRTNEADLPGGERYQPWDAARVRAWAERIGPAAVTVIDRIFESVPIDEQGLDAALAVLRLSRRYSSERVEAACQLALAGRVRSPRYAHLHPILATGQDRMAALRPPREENAEQGGYVRGGDYYAGGVK, translated from the coding sequence ATGGTACGGAAGATTAGAGCGAAGCTCGTGCTGCAGCTGCGGGCGGAGGGCTTGTCCGGGCGGGCGATCGCGGCGTCGCAGGGCATGTCGCGCAAGAGCATCACGGCAGTACTGGAAGCTGCAGACGCGGCCGAGATCAGCTGGGACGATGTCGCCGACTTCCCTGACGGGGAGGTGTATGCCTGGTTGTTCCCGGGCCGGGGTGAGCATGAGAGCGTGTTCGCCCAGCCGGACTGGGAACGCGCCCACCGCGAGATGGCCCGGGTGGGGGTGACGCTGAAGCTGCTGCACGGTGAGTACGTCGATGCCTGCGCTGCTGCGGGAGATCCGGCGATGGGCTATGACCGGTTCTGCAAGACCTACCAGCGTCATGTCCTGGTCACCGGGGCCGCCTCCCGGGTCGGGCACAAGGCTGCCGCGAGCGTGGAGGTCGACTGGTCCGGCCCCACGATGACGCTGAGCGACCCGGTCACCGGGAAGGAGACCAGGGTCTACCTGTTCGTGGGGTGCCTGCCGTTTAGCCGCTACGCGTTCGCCTGGCCGGCGCTGGATATGCGTCAGGACACCTGGCAGCGCGCGCATGTGGCGATGTTCGAGGCCTTCGGCGGGTCGACGCCCCGGGTCGTGCCGGACAACCTCAAGACCGGGGTGATCAAGCATCCCCGCGAGGGCGAGGTCGTCCTCAACGACGCCTACCGGGAGATGGCCGCGCACTACTCCGCGGCAGTCCTTCCCGGCCGGATCAAGAAGCCCAAGGACAAGGCCAGCGTGGAGAACACGGTCGCGCACGTGGCGACCTGGATCATCGCGGGACTGCGGGATCGACGATTCACCTCGCTGCCGGAGTTGACAGCAGCGGTCGCCGAGCGGATGGACGAGTACAACGCCGAGCCGTTCCAGAAGCGGCCCGGGTCTCGGGCCAGCGTCTTCACCGCGGAGGAGAAGCCGTTGCTGACCGTGCTGCCGGCGGTGGGCTATGAGATCTCGCGGTGGGTCTATGCCCGCCGGGTCGGACGCAACGCGCACGTGGTCTGGGAACGGAACTACTACTCGGTGCCGTTCGCTCATATCGGGGAGCGGGTGGATCTGCGGATCACCGACCGGGCGTTGGAGGTCTATCGCGGCACCGAGCGGCTGACCAGCCACCTGCTGCTGCCGGAGACTGCGGCCAATGAGTACCGCACCAACGAGGCTGACCTTCCCGGTGGGGAGCGTTACCAGCCCTGGGACGCTGCACGAGTGAGGGCGTGGGCCGAGCGGATCGGCCCCGCAGCCGTGACCGTGATCGACCGGATCTTCGAGTCCGTGCCCATCGATGAGCAGGGCCTGGACGCCGCGCTGGCGGTGCTGCGCCTATCGCGCCGCTACTCCAGTGAACGGGTAGAAGCGGCCTGCCAGCTGGCGCTGGCCGGGAGGGTGAGGTCGCCGCGTTATGCGCACCTGCACCCCATTTTGGCGACCGGCCAGGACCGGATGGCCGCGTTGCGGCCACCACGAGAAGAGAACGCTGAGCAGGGCGGTTACGTCCGTGGCGGCGACTACTACGCCGGAGGTGTGAAGTGA
- a CDS encoding helix-turn-helix domain-containing protein — protein MDRIAPHIHVTSHRVSPSQRARGAPVHPRTRRFAPTRAEAAEVREALSGAIARPWTLGDFAEMVHLSTKQLSRVFVDAYGKTPLAYLTMLRVEEMARLLRETDLTIEQAGRQVGWHSRNRASDAFRQATGMTPSRYRRLRITKEQRSS, from the coding sequence ATGGACCGCATCGCCCCGCACATCCATGTCACCTCTCACCGGGTCTCGCCGTCGCAGCGGGCACGAGGCGCCCCCGTGCATCCGCGGACACGTCGCTTCGCGCCGACACGGGCTGAAGCGGCCGAAGTGCGTGAAGCGCTCAGCGGCGCGATCGCCAGGCCGTGGACCTTGGGCGACTTCGCCGAGATGGTGCATCTGTCCACGAAGCAGCTCTCGCGCGTGTTCGTCGATGCCTACGGGAAGACGCCGCTGGCGTATCTGACGATGCTGCGAGTTGAGGAGATGGCCCGCCTGCTCCGGGAGACCGACCTGACGATCGAGCAGGCCGGCCGCCAAGTCGGGTGGCACTCTCGCAACCGCGCCTCCGACGCATTCCGGCAAGCAACCGGTATGACTCCGAGCAGGTATCGGAGGTTGCGGATCACGAAGGAACAGCGCTCGTCCTGA
- the istA gene encoding IS21 family transposase, which yields MPAGRSRVDLYSAIRRDVRAGMSNRALQRKYGVGYRTVAAAQASAWPGPRKPQPKRGSRIDPHRGVIDSWLRDDLDAPRKQRHTAKRIFDRLLDEHDAHEISYGMVRDYVATRRREIRIEAGREPAATFIPQEHLPGREAEVDFGDVAIRLRGELVTCALFSLRLSYSGKAVQRISASAGQEAFFEGHAHAFRVLGGVPVGKIRYDNLKAAVASVIGFSRQRVEADRWTAFRSHYGIEAFYCQPGIQGAHEKGGVEGQIGWFRRNHLVPIPEVDSLSELNSLVDEWDLADETRRIGSRARTVGEHFVTEQPLLAPLPVEVFETGRWFTPRVDRYAQVTVRMNKYSVPARLVGRQARVLLNASDLIIYDGKTEIARHERLMTKGATRVDLDHYLEVLLRKPGALPGATALEQARASGRFTQVHDAWWAAACKAHGDADGTRALIEVLMLHRHLPHEQVVAGLATALRAGALTADAVALEARKHEDTADDAALDHPTAHVGSEAYGEGEAPAVRSLTERRLRAHLPADTRPLPSVDKYDQLLPNRRENPNEGAAP from the coding sequence GTGCCGGCGGGTAGGTCCAGGGTCGACCTGTACTCCGCAATCCGGCGCGATGTCCGCGCCGGGATGTCCAACCGCGCCCTGCAGCGCAAGTACGGCGTGGGGTACCGGACAGTGGCTGCCGCGCAGGCCTCGGCGTGGCCGGGGCCACGCAAGCCACAGCCGAAGCGTGGATCGAGGATCGATCCACACCGCGGGGTGATCGATTCCTGGCTGCGGGACGATCTGGATGCTCCGCGCAAGCAGCGTCACACCGCCAAGCGAATCTTCGATCGGCTTCTGGACGAGCACGACGCTCACGAGATCTCATACGGGATGGTGCGGGACTACGTCGCGACCCGACGCCGGGAGATCCGGATCGAGGCCGGTCGAGAGCCCGCAGCCACGTTCATCCCACAAGAACACCTCCCGGGCAGGGAGGCAGAGGTCGACTTCGGTGATGTGGCCATCCGGCTGCGGGGCGAGCTTGTCACTTGCGCGCTGTTCAGCCTCCGACTCTCCTACTCCGGCAAGGCCGTGCAACGCATCAGTGCCTCTGCGGGACAGGAAGCCTTCTTCGAAGGCCACGCCCACGCCTTCCGCGTCCTCGGCGGGGTGCCGGTCGGGAAGATCCGTTACGACAACCTCAAGGCCGCGGTCGCGAGCGTGATTGGGTTCAGCCGTCAGCGGGTCGAGGCCGACCGCTGGACGGCGTTCCGATCGCACTACGGCATCGAGGCGTTCTACTGCCAACCCGGCATCCAGGGGGCCCACGAGAAGGGCGGCGTCGAGGGCCAGATCGGTTGGTTCCGCCGCAACCACCTCGTCCCCATCCCCGAGGTCGACTCCCTCTCCGAGCTCAACAGCTTGGTCGACGAGTGGGACCTGGCAGACGAGACTCGCCGGATCGGGTCCCGGGCCCGCACGGTCGGGGAGCACTTCGTCACCGAGCAGCCACTGCTCGCGCCACTACCTGTCGAGGTGTTCGAGACCGGCCGGTGGTTTACCCCGCGCGTGGATCGGTACGCCCAGGTCACGGTCAGGATGAACAAGTACTCCGTCCCCGCGCGTCTGGTCGGCCGCCAAGCCCGGGTGCTTCTCAATGCCAGCGACCTGATCATCTACGACGGCAAGACCGAGATCGCCCGCCACGAGCGACTGATGACCAAGGGCGCGACTCGGGTCGACCTGGACCACTACCTCGAGGTCCTCCTCCGCAAACCCGGCGCGCTCCCCGGAGCAACAGCGTTGGAGCAGGCACGGGCATCGGGACGGTTCACCCAGGTGCACGACGCCTGGTGGGCAGCGGCATGCAAGGCCCACGGGGACGCCGATGGCACCCGGGCCCTGATCGAGGTGCTGATGCTGCATCGCCACCTTCCCCACGAGCAGGTCGTCGCCGGGCTCGCAACCGCGCTACGTGCCGGTGCGCTGACCGCGGACGCGGTCGCGTTGGAGGCACGCAAGCACGAGGACACGGCAGATGACGCGGCCCTGGACCACCCAACCGCCCATGTCGGCTCAGAGGCGTACGGCGAAGGCGAGGCCCCTGCCGTGCGATCGCTGACCGAGCGCCGGCTGCGCGCACACCTCCCAGCCGACACTCGCCCACTGCCGAGCGTGGACAAGTACGACCAGCTGCTGCCCAACCGTCGCGAGAACCCGAACGAAGGAGCTGCACCGTGA